GAATTCCTGTATGTCCAGCGCCGGCAAGCTGCTCATCCTCCTGGGCGCTATTCTGGTCGTCCTCGGCCTGCTTCTGACGCTGGGCGGCAAGCTGAACCTTCCCTTGGGCCGGCTGCCCGGAGACTTCGTCTGGCGCGGCAAGAACAGCGTTGTTTACTTTCCGCTGGCGACCTCGCTGCTGTTGAGTCTGCTGCTCTCCCTGGTCCTGTACCTGATCGGGCGGCTGCGGCACTGAGAAGAGCGCTCTCCGCTTTGCGCCTTCCGCTCCCAGGAAAAGGCAGGAGCGCGCGAACGTGGACTACGGAGAGCGCAAGACCGGCGGGGAGGCGGAAA
This portion of the Terriglobales bacterium genome encodes:
- a CDS encoding DUF2905 domain-containing protein, with the protein product NSCMSSAGKLLILLGAILVVLGLLLTLGGKLNLPLGRLPGDFVWRGKNSVVYFPLATSLLLSLLLSLVLYLIGRLRH